CCAAGCCAGACCACTGGCTGAACAAGCGTGATGCCCACAGTTTCTGTTCCTAGCTCTGCAGTTGAGAGAGTTGTACATGCCCTGCATCTTTAAAAGTCAATGTTCTACCCTTGGAATTAACTTTCCTAAAAATATTAAAGCTACAACATCCATTCTACAAACACGTATTTGGCTTCAGTTTTATGGCCTTTGCATGCTAAATGTTACCCCATGGAAAGTTGCTTAATGAAAACAggtaaaaataagaaaggaggGGCTACACAGATGCTCAGGGCTCAAGAGCACTTATTGCCCTTGCAGAGACCATGGCAGGCACTAGGTCTCCCTACTGCAGGGAGCCCaaaactctcttctggcctccacaggcacccatattaacacatgcacacacacacatacacataattttaaaaataaaataaatctcttaaaatgaGCTCTAGAATGAGTTAAAcatcagtctgggctacacaagaccttgtctcaggaagaggagaaatgaagGTTTGCTGTGGATGGAGAGGGAGATGCACTTCCTATTCCATGAAGCTGCTATTTTGGTGATTACggtgctttgcaattttatagagagctgctattttctttcttttaaagtaatgCTTGTTGTTTTGACTGTAAAAGTAATAAATGTTACTTTGGAAAATATAGAGAAGtataaagagtaaaaaaaaaaagtcataaccAGTGGAGTACTGTTAACATCTTTGTTCTATGCGGCCAGCCAGAGCTTTCCTGtagaatgtgtttttcttttacaaaattgGGATAATGCTGCACTTACTGTTTTGTAACCCACTCTTTCCCTTCACGATTTATTGTACCCATTTTCTCACAGTATTAAATTTTCAGCTTCAAGTAATTTTCCATAGCTAACTCTGTGTTCTGTTACAGAGAAGAAATGTACTTAATTTAAGATCTAATATTGGCATATTATTTGGCATTATGATGCTATAATAAGCATCtttctgtataaatatttttatgtacaaCCAACGTTTTGTTTGGGATGAATTAGCAGAAGAGTAAAGTGCTGGGTCAGGCCTCTGAGTGATGCTGGCTTGTTCTCCAGGAAAGGACTAGTTAACATCCATTCTGAAAGAATGTGGGAATGCTCATTTCTTAAGCAACACTGGTTATTATTGCATACTATTATTTTGTTAGTATTGTACATTTATTTAGGGGGATAGGAAATATGCTCATATAGTTAAATTTCAAGAGTTGCAAAAATATATAGTGTGGTTTCTTTTCCTGTCCCCTAGTTTAACCTCACTTCCAGCCCCATACAGTACCTTGTTAAATATACTGTATATAAGGCATATGTAGGTAAATAAAGACAGCCTAGTATAGTGGCATTAACCTCCGGTTACTTGagaactgctcttgcagagaacatgACTTTGGCTCTAAAAgccttcctgtaattccagctccaagggatccagtgcccctGGCATCCTTGGGTACttcactcacatgtgcacacatacacattttttttttaatcttaggaaCTCCAAGTGGGCCAGTGAGACAGCTCCATATATAAAGGCAGTTATGCAAAGGCCTGgatgacatgagttcaaggccaggcagtggtggcgcacacctttaatcccagcacttgggaggcagaggcaggtgaatttctgagttcgaggccagccagtactacacagagaaaccctgtctcgaaaaaccgagagagagagagagagagagagagagagagagagagagagatccgtTTACACTGAACTTCTTGGTGGCAAAGGCCTATAAGCTACTTGGAAAATTGAGGCAGcaggatcataaattcaaggtgAGTCTGGGTGAACTGGCAGAAGTGGCAGAAGCTGTATCTGACACTGCTGTATTCTTTATTTCCTCATTGATCTTCAGAGGTTTGCTAACGGGAAGTACGTGGAACAGAAggttcagtatttttttttcccaattctaCTCAGTCTTTAGTAGTAGATCCCTCATTATCTGAGATGCAAAGTCCCATTTATTCCTGTGACCAGCTCGTTGTTTTTCAGGGAGTATCTCATTCAAGGCCTAACACTGAGGACATTTCACTGTGCTATGCCAATCGCTCTGCAGCGCTCTTCCATCTGGGTCAGTATGAAGTGAGTATTGAAGAACCTGGTGTCCTGCCTGTGGCTTCAGTGGAAAATgagcttctttctgttcttctgcaCACATTGAAATTAGCTAGCTTGGAAACAGGTATCTACCCAGACCCGTTCTTCTGACTCATGTCACCTCTTATAGGTGACCACAAAGAATAGTGTCAGTTGACAAGAAAAAGCTATGTCATATTCCACAGTGCATGGACTTATTCCAATAGGCCAGCACTTCTGTGTCCGTATCAGCTAGATGTGCTGCTAATGGAATTTTAGATTCCAAATGTGTCCAGATATTACctcattcatttgtttcttctaaaTAAGCCAGGAAcaaagactggaaagatggcttggtggctcttccagaggctaggtttgattcccagccccaacatggcagctcacaatagGCTGTAACTTAATTTCCAAGGGGTCCGACTTCCtgttctggcctctacaggcagaaagcacagacatacatgcaggcaaaacacataaacataattgaAAGAAGATATTAAATAATAGCCCACGCTTGAGCTTATCCCTCTGAAGATACAGCTCTTCTGAAGTCATCATGGGCAGTGTGAAAGTAAAGATGCCCAGCCCCGCCCTGGGGCATCAGTGAGGTAGCTAACTGTAAGTGGCTTTCTTCTCATCCCCTAACTGCTGCAACATCATCAACTGTGATGTCCGTGGATTTTAAGTTAGGAACTGACAAAGATTAGATCTATGGCCAGGCactagtgcacgcctttaatcccagcattcaggaggcagaggcagtggatctctgtcagtttgaGTTTACAGAGGGAGtctaggcagccagggctatatagagaaattcTATCtggaaagaataaacaaatcagATCTGTATTTCAGTAAGATACCTatgagctgtctgacatgggtgATAGAGGTCCTTAAGGACAGGAAAGTATTCCACGTGTGTGCATTTTATAGAAATTGGTTACACACTGGAGTTAAGGACTGTTGGAATAGTTGAATATTCACACTCAGTGCCCTTCAAATCAAATAGAACAAGGATCtatctgggcatggtgatgcacagcTAGAAGACTGAGGCATGCTATGTGTTTatggctaacctgggctacatagtcaaTATTGGACAGTCAGAGCTGCTactaaaacctaaaaaacaaaaatctaataatctgggattttatattttccttttttttttttttttttataaatagagTGTGCAGaatgtctctggttttgttcAGATGGCTACAGAACCTagaaaagctgctgctgctgcatagCATACTGCTAATATttgacatatgtatatatatataaattttattgtatGCTCTAGCTGTGCTGTCAACTTTGGAAAAAAGTATCCcagtttatcattttaaattggcACTGTACAGAAATTAACAGCCATATTAGTCTAGACACATTAAACTTCATTTTCCCATTTATACAGAAGTAATACACTGTATTAAATATTCAGTCTTATCTACAGGGGTTTGATTATAGAAACTATCAAAGTATTCTctaaataatgagaaaaagatCCAAGAATCTGACTGTAGCTCCAAAGGACAAGTGGAGAAAAACTTAGGAAGAATTCATCCCTTTATCACCTCCCTATATTGATCGTCTGTTTTACTTCTAATAATAGTGGCCATTTATTGAACATATCCAGGAGTTCCTTTCATCACTTTAGATATATAATTTATCTCATCCTAAAATGACCTGTTGATGAGTCATCTCTTTTTCAGATGAGAAACAAAGACATTGAAAAACCTAACTTACCTGCATAAGATCACACCTAACCTCTTACTCACTCCatgaatattctttttgttttttcctttgagacagaatctcactatgtagttctggttgtcctagaacttactatatagaccagtctagcctcaaactcacagagatctgatagtctctgcctgctgagtgctagggttaaatgGATGTGTCACCAAGCCCAGCAAGATCTACCTTCTTAATTTTCCAAGACTTTTCTCCTCTTAAAAAATGGAACTATTGAGCCAGTCATGGTGAGACAGGTTtaatctttaatctcagcacttgggaggcaaagacaggcctATGGGTTTgggcagcctgatctatacaGAGAGTTCCAAGCCCCACAAGTCTATATGGCAAAACtttgtctcacaaaaaaaaaaaaaaaaaaaaaaaagagctgcttAATAAGAAAAATCAGACATAATATTATAAACTCAATTAAAAGATCACTCAGGAGGTGAGATCAATCCCCAGCataaggaggggaggaggggagagaaggaaatgaatgggaggggaggaggatgtAATTTAAGGCCTAAGCACTCGACTGAAGTTGTCCACTTTTAATGATCCTTTCCATGCTCGTGGTTTTCTGTCTTCGGTACATGGTGAAGAGTGGAAGCCAAGGGTCATCCTgggatctccttttgttttcaggCATGTCTTAAGGACATAGTGAGAGCAGGTATGCACGGGTATCCTGAAAGATTGCAGCCCAAGATGATGGTGCGTAAGACGGAATGCCTGCTGAACCTGGGGAGACTCCAGGAGGCAAGAGAGACCATCAGTGATCTGGAAAGCAGGCTCACTGCCAAGCCGGCCCTGGCGCTTTCCTCTTACCAGATTCTACAGAGGAATGTCCAGCATCTGAAAATAAAGATCCAAGAAAAGGAGACTCTCCCAGAGTCCTTCCCTGCAGCTCTCACCAATGCCTTTGAGGATATGGCCCTGGGGGAAGAGAACAAACAGATTTCTGAAGCATCCCTCTCTGTCAGCTTATGCACACACCCTTTGAAAGGCCGCCATCTAGTTGCCACAAAAGACATTTTCCCAGGAGAACTCCTGGTGAAGGAAGATGCTTTTGTAAGTGTCCTTAACCCAGGAGAAATGCCACGACTGCATCATTGCCTAGCGAACAAGTGGGATACCAGAGTTACCAGAGGAGACCTCTACTGTCACCGATGTCTGAAGCACACTTTGGCCACAGTACCTTGTGGTAGCTGCAGCTATGCCAAGTATTGCAGCCAGGAATGTATGCAGCAGGCATGGGGTCTCTACCATAGCACAGAGTGCTCTCTTGGGGGGCTGCTCCTCACACTCGGAGTCTTCTACCATGTTGCCCTGAGAATGACTCTTTTAGCCAGATTTGAAGATGTTGATAGAGTTGTAAGGATGCTTTGTAACAAGGCTGGTAACACAGACACCTGTTTACCTGAGAGCAAGAATCTGGTCAAGACATTTGATTATACAAATCAGGGAGCAAGTGAAGAGAAGAACAAAATAGGTGAACCCCCAATTCCTGGATGCAGTGTCAATGGAAAGTATGAAAGTAATTATAATGCTGTCTTCAGCCTTTTGCCCCATACTGAAAAACATAGCCCAGAACACAGATTCATCTGTGCCATCAGTGTCTCGGCACTGTGCAAACAGCTCAAAGCCGCCAGCATGCAGGCCCAAACCTTAAAGTCCCCCAAGCTGAAAGCAGTGACTCCAGGGCTGTGTGCAGATTTGACTATTTGGGGAGTAGCCATGCTGCGACACATGCTACAACTGCAGTGTAATGCCCAAGCTATAACTTCCCTATGTCACACAGGTAAGTCAGAAAAGGTTTTTTACTTACATTATTGGTATTTCAAGAGCtaatgtttaaggaaaaaaacacTATAAAGGAAGACTGGCATCAAACAGATCAGTGACCTAAAAGGAAAACCCAGCCGTCTTACATATCATTGTGTTATTGAGAAGCTTTGAGCACACTTCTGtgatcccagagcttgggaggtggagataggATGATTGGGAGTCTAAGACAGCTTTAGCTATACAGCaggtttgaggtcagtctgaacTATATAAGAACTCGTCTCTTAAAAACTTGagccagccgggcggtggtggcgcatacctttaatcccagcacttgggaggcagaggcaggtagatttctgagttcgaggccagcctggtctacagagtgagttccaggacagccagggcaacacagagaaaccctgtctcaaaaaaccaaaaaaaaaaaaaaaaaaacttgagccagagccagatggtggtggcatatgcatttaattccagcactcaagagccaaaggcaggcagatccctgaatcCAACCTGGTCCATATAGTGAGATCCCCAccaggctacatagtaagatcctgtttcaaataaataaatataacaacaacagtaataataacagcaacaaattaatttttagatgtatttatttattttatgtatgagtacaccattgctcttttcagacacaccagaagagggcactggatcctgttacagatggttgtgagccaccatgtatgtggttgctgggaattgaactcagcacctctggaagagcagtcggtgctcttagccactgagccatctctccagcccattaattaaaaatttaaaactagagTATTTTTAAGcctttattcattttgtgtgtggtatacataCTATAATATAGGTCCATAAGTCaattctcttctaccatgtgtgtcttgGAGAAAGATAGCTCATCTagtaagcctgaagacctgagttttgacttgatttggtttggtttttggttttttgagacatggtttttctgtccTTGAACtaactctgaagaccaggctcaacttgaattcagagatctgcctgcctctaactcccaaaTGCttagattaaagttgtgtgtcaacactgcccagctaaaaaaatatgaaagactttACCAATTTTCATGTCACCGTTGTGCAGGCGCCATGCTAATTGTTCTCTACATCCAATTTTAGTGTATGCATTGCAGATGAGTTGTGTCGTCAGGACcctcatggtagaaggagagatccAACATCTTCTACACTGGCTGTCCTTGACCTTCATACACATCATGACATATGCTCCTGCCCCACAGAACAGATAGAGGAATATCCAAACATCTCTGCAGTAGGAGTGGTGGCTACTATCTTCTTTGAGGCCATCTGTGTCTTTGAATTAAGAACACTATTTACAAGGTGCAGCAGTATACTAGGAAACTTTGAAATAGCCCATCATTCATTCTAGGGGAAAAAGCTTTTTAAACTTtagtgtgtgagaaagagagaggggctgTAGAAAGACCACAGCACACGTATCCAAGTTAGGAGTCAGCTTCTCAGGAGCGGAGTCTCCCCTTCTGCCTGTTTTTGAGGCGCAGGCTCTTGTTTCTGCCCCTACACTTTGTACATGAACTTCAAGATGGTTTTTCTATTTCTGCCTCTCATGTTGCCCTAAGCATGATGAACTTACCACATAAGCAGACACCAGCACTGAGCCAAGGGCAGGCATCTGGCTTACATGGAAAGTTACACATTAAGCCATCTTACTAGCtccagaaaatgtattttcaacaggtgtggtagtgcacatatttaatcccagcactcaggaggcagaggcaggaggatctctgtgagttcgagcatccacaaagtgagttcagcacagccaggactgttacacagagaaaccctgtctcaaaaaaaacaaagcaaaaaaagaattacaaattaACCAGGGTATTGGTGTTAATATGAAATAGCAGAACTcaagatatctaataaaacaaaggaTTCTATTTTATAAAGGAGACATTCCATACTGAAATATATGCAGAGCCTGATACTTGCCTAGCAACTGAACTACACCCACACCCTCTTCATGAAACTTAATAAATGCACACTATCAAACACATTATCATCATAAAAATGATAGTCTATATCCTTCTCTCTAGAAGTTAAATAAAGATACCATCTTGTCTATGAGATTGGCAGTGTCATTTTGTTGATGTCATGATTAGTTTTTGTTAACCTGTTATGAACCTAGACATGTCTTGGAAGAAGGAATCTTAAATGAGAAGAAGATGCCttcataagattggcctgtaggtaCGTCTCACTAATGATTGATGTGGTCTGGGGTATATTAAAACACGGGCTGAGCAAACCACAAAGCAGCAGTCCCCTATggcttctgctttagtttctgtctccaggttcctaccttgacttccctcaatgaagGGAGTCACTTGAGAATtgtaagaggaaataaaccctttcttccccaggtagtttttggttatgatgttgtatgtcaacaacagaaaccctaactaaaatagtcggttttctttttttgttgttttgttttgttttgttttttgagacagggtttctctgtatagccctggctgtcctggaactcactttgtagaccaggctggcctcgaactcagaaatctacctgcgtctgcttcccaagtgctggggttaaaggcatgtgccaccattgctcggctggttttcttttttattacatttataatgcattttagatttttttaaatggccatGGCATATAATGTAAAAAGAAGTGCTTACAAATCACCATGTGCCCTTGCCataaattatgttaaaatttcCATATGGACATCAGTCTCATGCTTACAACCTCAGCACtcagcctgaggcagaggcaggaggatggtgagctcaaggccagcttggtctacataacaagatcCTGTCCAAATAATAACAACAGTAATCATTTCATACATAGAACTTGAAGAGGCAACTGAAAAGACAGTATGACAAAACCATTGGCTCTGCCTAGttgtattttaaataactgtCCTTGTCTCTGTAATTTTCAGTTTCTAATTTTTTACATAACTACCATGTAttctttctgtaattttaattagttttttaatAATAGAAACAAGCTAAGTGCTAAGAATATTTTCATACGAACATTTTCAAGGCACTTGATACATACCTCAGATTTGCCCTCCAGGTGAGCCGTACCAATTACATGCCACCAGCAATGTTGGCTTCCTTTTTTCCCTACCATCTGATTCTGTGTCAGTCTATTCGTAGTTCTGATCTTGTTATATCCCTTTTTATTGTTTCCTTGGGTTCCAACACCTCCCAGTTGAGTGTTCTCATTGAATTTCATTAGCAGCTGTTTCATTAATGGCACAGAAGAAGGATTACAGTGTTAACTAGGATAGACTTTGACAAAGAACTATGAGAACATATCTTATTATCTTTGCATAAATTCTTTTTAATCAAAGTTCCTCAAAagcctctctctgttcccatctCAGGGGGTAGGTCTGGCCACTGATGAGTGTCCAGGCCACAGTGCAGGTATGCGTGGTCCTGTCCCTGTGGGAAGGGCACATCTGTGCTGTGTCAGGATTCCTGTCTTAACAAGACTTGCTCAGGCTCTACGTGGTCCTGAGCTAGCTAACTGCCCTTGGCTTTCCCTTGGTTACCTGATACCTATTCACACTTCTCATTTTGCAGACCACTTACCAGGGTAGCTATGTCCTGGAAGTACGAATGagtccttttgttgtttttcttttacttaaatcCCATTTGAAATGCGCCAGGGACACTTCAATCCAAGGTACACTTTTGCTAAAGAATCGCTCATTTTTATATGCAAAATGTCACCTATTAACTGCAGCTGATATGGTACGTACATATTCTCTCTTCCTATTATCCACTAATAGGTGACTAATGCGAAATattgagtaatttttaaaaatcaa
This sequence is a window from Mus pahari chromosome 14, PAHARI_EIJ_v1.1, whole genome shotgun sequence. Protein-coding genes within it:
- the Smyd4 gene encoding SET and MYND domain-containing protein 4 isoform X2, whose product is MMLPSSTEKKETENSKKRSTQVLQCCTLREYLIQGLTLRTFHCAMPIALQRSSIWACLKDIVRAGMHGYPERLQPKMMVRKTECLLNLGRLQEARETISDLESRLTAKPALALSSYQILQRNVQHLKIKIQEKETLPESFPAALTNAFEDMALGEENKQISEASLSVSLCTHPLKGRHLVATKDIFPGELLVKEDAFVSVLNPGEMPRLHHCLANKWDTRVTRGDLYCHRCLKHTLATVPCGSCSYAKYCSQECMQQAWGLYHSTECSLGGLLLTLGVFYHVALRMTLLARFEDVDRVVRMLCNKAGNTDTCLPESKNLVKTFDYTNQGASEEKNKIGEPPIPGCSVNGKYESNYNAVFSLLPHTEKHSPEHRFICAISVSALCKQLKAASMQAQTLKSPKLKAVTPGLCADLTIWGVAMLRHMLQLQCNAQAITSLCHTGSNESIITNSRQVRLATGVFPVVSLLNHSCSPNTSVSFTGTVATIRAAQRIEKGQEILHCYGPHESRMGVAERQQRLSSQYFFDCSCPACHAETLRADAAPRWEAFCCNTCRALMQGNDVLSCSNESCTKSVSRDQLVPRLQDLQQQVRMAQKLLRNGKPEQAIQQLSRCREAAESFLSAEHTVLGEIEDGLAQAYATLGDWLKSAAHVQKSLRVVEARHGPSSVETGHELFKLAQVLFNGLAVPEALSAIWKAEKILLVHCGPESEEVQELREMKSCLLDSSFVPVGPLV
- the Smyd4 gene encoding SET and MYND domain-containing protein 4 isoform X1, coding for MDLPVDEWESYLLEKWASLPKSVQVTISTAETLSDIFLHSSSLLQPEDEMLLKQLSSRYSVEKDYDAPLFYREEGNRKFQEKEYTGAAVLYSKGVSHSRPNTEDISLCYANRSAALFHLGQYEACLKDIVRAGMHGYPERLQPKMMVRKTECLLNLGRLQEARETISDLESRLTAKPALALSSYQILQRNVQHLKIKIQEKETLPESFPAALTNAFEDMALGEENKQISEASLSVSLCTHPLKGRHLVATKDIFPGELLVKEDAFVSVLNPGEMPRLHHCLANKWDTRVTRGDLYCHRCLKHTLATVPCGSCSYAKYCSQECMQQAWGLYHSTECSLGGLLLTLGVFYHVALRMTLLARFEDVDRVVRMLCNKAGNTDTCLPESKNLVKTFDYTNQGASEEKNKIGEPPIPGCSVNGKYESNYNAVFSLLPHTEKHSPEHRFICAISVSALCKQLKAASMQAQTLKSPKLKAVTPGLCADLTIWGVAMLRHMLQLQCNAQAITSLCHTGSNESIITNSRQVRLATGVFPVVSLLNHSCSPNTSVSFTGTVATIRAAQRIEKGQEILHCYGPHESRMGVAERQQRLSSQYFFDCSCPACHAETLRADAAPRWEAFCCNTCRALMQGNDVLSCSNESCTKSVSRDQLVPRLQDLQQQVRMAQKLLRNGKPEQAIQQLSRCREAAESFLSAEHTVLGEIEDGLAQAYATLGDWLKSAAHVQKSLRVVEARHGPSSVETGHELFKLAQVLFNGLAVPEALSAIWKAEKILLVHCGPESEEVQELREMKSCLLDSSFVPVGPLV